Proteins encoded within one genomic window of Candidatus Syntrophocurvum alkaliphilum:
- the glyQ gene encoding glycine--tRNA ligase subunit alpha: protein MNFQEITLKLQNFWGKNGCIIQQPYDIEKGAGTMNPATFLRALGPEPYNVAYVEPSRRPTDGRYGENPNRLQHYYQYQVILKPSPDDVIDLYLESLKDLGIDPQKHDIRLVEDNWESPTLGAWGLGWEVWLDGMEITQFTYFQQCGGYDCNPVCAEITYGIERIAMYIQNKDSVFDIEWVDGITYADVHHQAEVEFSHYNFEIADVPSLVTMFNICEKEAKNIAAKQLVQPAYDYVLKCSHLFNLLDARGAISVTERTGYIQRVRNLARMVAKEYLDQRQRLGYPLLKDENLRKQLLLDCSEEVRSNG from the coding sequence ATGAACTTTCAAGAGATTACATTAAAATTACAAAATTTTTGGGGGAAAAATGGGTGTATAATCCAACAACCATATGATATCGAAAAGGGTGCAGGGACCATGAACCCAGCTACATTTTTAAGAGCACTTGGTCCTGAGCCATATAACGTAGCTTATGTAGAGCCTTCAAGAAGACCTACTGATGGTAGATATGGTGAAAATCCAAATAGGCTTCAGCACTATTACCAGTATCAAGTAATCCTAAAGCCTTCACCAGATGATGTTATAGACTTGTATCTTGAAAGCCTAAAAGATTTGGGAATAGACCCCCAAAAACATGATATAAGGCTTGTTGAAGATAACTGGGAATCTCCAACATTAGGTGCTTGGGGTTTAGGATGGGAAGTTTGGTTAGATGGCATGGAAATAACTCAATTTACTTACTTCCAACAATGTGGTGGCTATGATTGTAATCCAGTTTGTGCTGAAATTACCTATGGAATAGAAAGAATAGCTATGTATATTCAAAATAAAGACAGTGTTTTTGATATTGAATGGGTCGATGGAATAACTTATGCTGATGTACATCATCAGGCAGAAGTAGAATTTTCACATTATAATTTTGAAATAGCTGATGTACCATCATTAGTTACAATGTTTAATATTTGTGAAAAAGAAGCTAAAAATATAGCAGCTAAGCAATTAGTTCAGCCTGCGTATGATTATGTATTAAAATGCTCACACTTATTTAATCTACTTGATGCAAGAGGTGCTATAAGTGTTACAGAACGTACAGGTTATATACAAAGAGTGCGCAACTTAGCGCGTATGGTTGCAAAGGAGTACCTAGACCAACGTCAACGTTTAGGATATCCATTATTAAAAGATGAAAATTTAAGAAAGCAATTATTACTAGATTGTTCTGAGGAGGTGCGTTCTAATGGCTAA
- the recO gene encoding DNA repair protein RecO has protein sequence MYYNSKVLIIKNNDYRESDKLVTIFSEKHGKTNAIAKGVKKPSSSLRACVQPFCHSFLFVSKGKSLDLITQGKLIDFYGNCREDLTLTLYSIYIMELLDKSLMEKVAIPNLYNKTVEVLSFFNNHGSNNLILRFYELQLLNELGYKPVVDCCVVCGSKEYSSSFSLQEGGIVCKGCSKQNKTMGISGEVLALLKLFLKNDFNIIARVKASPNALKQLEYFFEKYLEYHLERRFNTKNTIKVIKKALKL, from the coding sequence ATGTATTATAACAGTAAAGTTTTAATAATTAAAAACAATGATTATAGGGAAAGTGATAAATTAGTTACTATTTTTTCTGAAAAACATGGAAAAACAAATGCGATAGCAAAAGGGGTCAAAAAACCGAGTAGTAGCCTTAGAGCATGTGTTCAACCATTTTGTCATTCTTTTTTGTTTGTAAGTAAAGGGAAAAGTTTAGATTTAATTACACAAGGGAAATTAATTGATTTTTATGGTAATTGTCGTGAAGACTTAACTTTAACCTTATATTCAATATACATAATGGAATTACTTGATAAAAGCTTAATGGAAAAAGTCGCTATTCCAAATTTATATAATAAAACAGTAGAGGTTTTAAGTTTTTTTAATAATCATGGAAGTAATAATTTAATTTTAAGATTCTATGAATTGCAACTGTTAAATGAACTTGGTTATAAACCAGTTGTAGATTGTTGTGTTGTGTGTGGTAGTAAAGAATATTCAAGTAGCTTTAGTTTGCAAGAAGGTGGAATTGTATGTAAGGGGTGTTCAAAGCAAAATAAAACAATGGGAATATCAGGGGAAGTTTTAGCATTATTAAAATTGTTTTTAAAAAATGATTTTAATATAATAGCGAGAGTAAAAGCTTCACCCAATGCTTTGAAACAATTGGAATATTTTTTTGAAAAGTATTTAGAATATCATTTAGAGAGAAGATTTAATACAAAAAATACTATAAAAGTAATTAAAAAAGCTCTCAAGCTTTAA
- the deoC gene encoding deoxyribose-phosphate aldolase, translating to MEIAPFIDSTNLKPEATELDISNLCEEAVNYNMAAVCVQPYRVKKVAEFLSSSSVKPCTVIGFPLGADGVEVKLYSANTALEQGAKELDLVINIGAVKDNNIKVVSNEIEEMLKLKLNYNFILKVIVETALLTQKELIKLTELISYLEADYIKTSTGFASRGVNMQDIKIINNHKSNKLKIKASGGIKDFNFALDLINAGVSRLGTSSAKHLILHNA from the coding sequence GTGGAGATAGCGCCATTTATAGACAGCACTAATCTTAAACCGGAAGCTACTGAATTAGATATAAGCAATCTTTGTGAAGAGGCAGTCAATTATAATATGGCTGCCGTTTGTGTTCAACCCTATAGAGTAAAAAAAGTAGCAGAATTTTTATCTAGTAGCTCGGTAAAACCCTGTACTGTAATAGGATTTCCTCTTGGTGCTGATGGTGTAGAGGTTAAATTATATAGCGCAAATACAGCATTAGAACAGGGGGCTAAAGAACTAGACTTAGTAATAAATATTGGGGCAGTAAAAGATAATAATATAAAAGTGGTTAGTAACGAAATAGAAGAAATGCTTAAGCTAAAACTAAACTATAATTTTATTTTAAAGGTTATTGTAGAAACAGCATTATTAACACAAAAAGAACTTATAAAACTAACTGAGCTAATTAGTTATTTGGAAGCAGATTATATAAAGACATCAACTGGTTTTGCTTCAAGAGGAGTAAATATGCAAGATATTAAGATTATAAACAATCATAAATCTAATAAATTAAAGATAAAAGCATCAGGTGGTATTAAAGATTTTAATTTTGCATTAGATTTAATCAATGCGGGTGTTTCTCGCTTAGGAACTAGTTCTGCAAAGCATCTAATATTACATAATGCTTAA
- the era gene encoding GTPase Era has product MRSGFVSIVGRPNVGKSTLMNNIIGEKIAIVTEKPQTTRTRIQGIHTCKDGQIIFVDTPGIHKPRHRLGEYMVKVSTRSLEEVDLIYYMTDVTRPFGSGEQHIIESLSGSKVPIFLLVNKIDLVSKDQINDYINEFKSHMSFAEVIPLSAVLGTNIPELLDKTFAYLPEGPLYYPEEDLTDQPMSFLVSEMIREKALLLTRDEVPHSIAVDIEEFKTQENGKVYVRAVIYAERDSQKGIIIGKNGKMLKQIGQDSRQDIENLLDTSVYLDLWVKIKKNWRDNESNLSQLGFKL; this is encoded by the coding sequence GTGAGATCTGGATTTGTAAGTATTGTTGGAAGACCTAATGTAGGAAAATCCACTTTAATGAATAATATTATTGGAGAAAAAATAGCTATAGTAACGGAAAAGCCTCAGACTACAAGAACTAGAATACAAGGCATCCATACTTGTAAGGATGGCCAAATAATATTTGTTGATACTCCAGGGATACATAAGCCTCGTCATAGGTTGGGTGAATATATGGTTAAAGTTTCTACTAGAAGCTTAGAGGAAGTGGATCTTATTTATTATATGACAGATGTTACTCGTCCTTTTGGTTCTGGTGAACAGCATATAATTGAATCGCTAAGCGGAAGTAAAGTGCCTATTTTCTTGCTTGTAAATAAAATAGATTTAGTAAGTAAAGATCAAATTAATGATTATATTAATGAATTCAAAAGTCATATGTCATTTGCTGAAGTAATTCCTTTGTCAGCAGTTTTAGGAACAAATATACCAGAATTACTTGATAAAACTTTTGCTTATTTACCAGAAGGTCCATTGTATTATCCTGAGGAAGATCTTACTGATCAACCTATGTCATTTCTAGTTTCGGAGATGATAAGAGAAAAGGCTTTACTTTTAACACGTGATGAGGTGCCACACTCAATAGCTGTAGATATTGAGGAGTTTAAAACTCAAGAAAATGGAAAAGTATATGTAAGAGCAGTAATATATGCAGAACGAGACTCACAAAAAGGTATAATAATTGGCAAAAATGGTAAAATGCTAAAACAAATAGGTCAAGATTCTAGACAAGATATTGAAAACTTACTAGACACTTCAGTTTATTTAGACTTATGGGTGAAAATAAAGAAAAACTGGAGAGATAATGAATCAAACCTTAGTCAATTAGGTTTTAAGCTATAA
- the cdd gene encoding cytidine deaminase, whose product MDHKQRLIKEALTQRLNAYAPYSGFKVGAALLTSKGEIYTGANVENSSYGLTVCAERIAIFKAVTEGETEFMAIGIAGSGEGYTFPCGACLQVIAEFAKDINIIVVDDSNNIVEYALKDMLPQAFSLQK is encoded by the coding sequence ATGGACCATAAACAGCGTTTGATAAAAGAAGCATTAACCCAAAGACTCAATGCATATGCACCCTACTCTGGGTTTAAAGTTGGAGCTGCTCTATTAACAAGCAAAGGTGAAATATATACAGGTGCTAATGTTGAAAATAGCTCTTATGGTTTAACTGTTTGTGCAGAAAGAATAGCAATTTTTAAAGCAGTTACAGAAGGTGAAACAGAATTTATGGCGATTGGAATAGCAGGTAGTGGTGAAGGTTATACTTTTCCATGTGGAGCATGTCTTCAGGTAATAGCTGAATTTGCAAAGGATATTAATATTATTGTTGTAGATGATTCAAATAATATAGTAGAATATGCTCTTAAGGATATGTTGCCACAAGCTTTTTCCTTACAAAAATAG
- a CDS encoding diacylglycerol kinase family protein, which translates to MGKRSLKQRFSDAFSGLLYTIVSQRNMKIHLLVAIVVVFFALFLGVSKIEWGILILTIFIVLIAETINTSLEKTVDLITNKYHPLAGLVKNIAAGAVLLAAINAVIIGFIIFIPYILK; encoded by the coding sequence ATGGGGAAACGGAGTTTAAAACAGAGGTTTTCTGATGCATTTTCTGGTTTGTTATATACAATAGTTAGTCAGCGAAATATGAAAATACACTTATTAGTAGCAATAGTGGTCGTTTTTTTTGCTTTATTTTTAGGTGTTTCAAAGATAGAATGGGGTATACTAATACTTACTATATTTATTGTTTTAATTGCTGAAACTATAAATACTTCATTAGAAAAAACGGTTGATTTAATAACTAATAAATATCACCCACTTGCGGGTTTAGTTAAAAACATTGCTGCAGGTGCAGTATTACTAGCAGCTATAAATGCTGTGATTATAGGTTTTATTATTTTTATACCTTATATATTAAAGTAG
- the ybeY gene encoding rRNA maturation RNase YbeY has product MEIMIINQQSKVNYTKQIQQIIKKVIKTTANKIKLSPNSEVSILLVDNSYIQELNFIYRKINQPTDVLSFAMNELTEDEPDFDFTEDLNVLGDIVISLEMTIIQSEEYQHSFERELAYLVVHGMLHLLGYDHELDEERLVMRELEEKILKSIKLER; this is encoded by the coding sequence ATGGAGATAATGATAATTAATCAGCAAAGTAAGGTGAACTATACTAAACAGATACAACAGATTATTAAAAAAGTAATAAAGACAACAGCAAATAAGATTAAGCTTTCACCAAATTCAGAGGTTAGTATTTTATTAGTGGATAATAGCTATATTCAAGAACTGAATTTTATTTATCGTAAAATAAATCAACCAACTGATGTATTATCCTTTGCTATGAATGAATTAACCGAAGACGAACCAGATTTTGATTTTACGGAAGATCTTAATGTTTTAGGGGATATTGTTATCTCCCTTGAAATGACCATAATACAAAGTGAAGAATATCAACACAGTTTTGAAAGAGAGTTAGCTTATTTAGTTGTACACGGCATGCTCCACCTTCTAGGTTATGACCATGAGTTAGATGAAGAAAGATTAGTAATGCGCGAACTTGAGGAAAAAATACTAAAGTCGATAAAACTAGAAAGGTAA
- a CDS encoding HD family phosphohydrolase: MKLTNLLKYFYWERIYSYWKESNTKKIISISLFSIIIVGILFSNFIPKQVTLSVDEVAKRNITSNVTAVIVDEEKTEELRQQAIDNVQKVYQEDKYALSNARSDVNYFFSKVSDIIMNEEGIDEEIKKDVETLLIVTKPTNLNLSLDTSQLANYLITTSEEDLERMREVSLEVVTNYMDKPITEEALTNVLNEALNQIENLPYAEEAREVIKIASINVIRPNMIFNQEATERAIQEAKEAVQPVQKTIKSGEIIVREGDRVTQEQISTLEQLGIQRTKSYPIALIGAALFVLLTIWLLVEYMKRYYEKILKNDKQMLLIGLIFIIVLLFTRILTAIEISDRPEINALIGYLAPVAAGSMTIAILIDNRLAYFMTMLLALYVGLITTGNQVFFAITAFVGGTVGVYRVSKLSQTSDLARSGVYIALANIITITGLSLIAGNVNLDMLLIGILLGGVSGILSAVLMIGALPYLESAFSITSMIKLLELSNPNHPLLKRLLLEAPGTYHHSLLVGNLAEASAEDIAANPLLVRVGAYYHDIGKIKRPEYFVENQRGFENPHEKIAPALSALIITSHVKEGVELAKEARLPQIIIDFIEQHQGTGLAKYFYSRALEEDREGNISEDSFRYEGPKPQTKEIALVMLADAAEAAVRSLNAPTPENIKEMVTKIIKEKLNDGQLDECDLTFKDLDIISNSFCKILDGVYHKRIEYPDTIVREFEKRREHDGDNDN; encoded by the coding sequence ATGAAATTAACTAATCTGTTAAAATACTTTTACTGGGAAAGAATATATTCCTATTGGAAAGAATCAAATACAAAAAAAATAATTAGCATATCATTATTTTCTATTATTATTGTAGGTATATTATTTAGTAATTTTATTCCTAAGCAGGTTACGCTTAGTGTTGATGAAGTTGCAAAGCGAAATATTACTTCTAATGTAACTGCAGTTATAGTAGATGAGGAGAAAACTGAAGAACTAAGACAGCAAGCTATTGACAATGTACAAAAGGTCTATCAGGAAGATAAATATGCTTTAAGTAATGCTAGGTCAGATGTAAATTATTTTTTTAGCAAAGTATCTGATATTATAATGAATGAAGAGGGCATTGACGAAGAAATTAAAAAAGACGTAGAAACGTTATTGATTGTTACTAAACCGACTAACCTTAATTTAAGTCTAGATACTTCGCAGTTGGCAAATTATTTGATTACTACCTCTGAAGAAGACTTAGAAAGAATGCGTGAGGTTTCTTTAGAAGTTGTAACCAATTATATGGACAAGCCTATTACTGAAGAGGCTTTAACCAACGTTTTGAATGAAGCTTTAAATCAGATTGAGAATCTTCCTTATGCAGAAGAAGCTAGAGAAGTTATAAAAATTGCTAGTATAAATGTAATAAGGCCTAACATGATATTTAACCAGGAAGCCACTGAGCGAGCCATACAGGAGGCTAAAGAAGCTGTTCAGCCTGTTCAAAAAACTATAAAATCTGGAGAAATTATTGTTCGTGAGGGAGATAGAGTAACACAAGAGCAAATATCGACTTTGGAACAGTTGGGAATCCAGAGAACTAAAAGCTATCCAATAGCACTTATTGGAGCAGCTCTTTTTGTTTTATTAACTATATGGTTATTAGTGGAATATATGAAAAGATACTATGAAAAAATACTGAAAAATGATAAACAAATGCTTCTAATTGGACTTATTTTTATCATAGTTCTTTTATTTACTAGAATTTTAACAGCTATTGAAATAAGTGACAGGCCAGAAATAAATGCCTTAATAGGATACTTAGCACCAGTTGCTGCAGGTTCTATGACTATAGCAATATTAATAGATAATCGACTTGCGTATTTTATGACCATGTTATTGGCACTTTATGTAGGATTAATAACAACAGGAAATCAAGTATTTTTTGCTATAACTGCCTTTGTGGGTGGAACTGTAGGTGTGTATAGAGTTTCCAAACTTAGTCAAACCTCAGATCTAGCCAGATCAGGGGTTTATATTGCTTTAGCTAACATAATCACTATAACAGGATTATCACTAATAGCAGGTAATGTAAATTTGGATATGTTATTAATAGGTATACTTCTTGGTGGTGTTAGTGGTATACTTTCAGCTGTACTTATGATAGGGGCACTGCCTTATTTAGAGAGTGCATTTTCCATTACAAGTATGATAAAGTTATTAGAGTTATCAAATCCTAATCATCCTTTGTTAAAAAGATTACTATTAGAGGCACCAGGAACTTACCATCACAGTCTTTTGGTTGGCAACCTTGCAGAGGCATCAGCAGAAGATATTGCTGCTAATCCCTTACTAGTTAGAGTTGGTGCTTATTACCATGATATAGGAAAAATAAAAAGACCAGAGTATTTTGTGGAAAATCAACGGGGGTTTGAAAATCCTCATGAAAAAATTGCGCCTGCTTTAAGTGCACTAATAATTACATCACATGTTAAAGAGGGTGTAGAGTTAGCAAAAGAAGCACGTTTGCCACAAATAATAATAGATTTTATAGAGCAGCATCAAGGTACTGGTCTAGCTAAATACTTTTATAGTCGTGCCTTAGAAGAAGACCGTGAAGGTAATATTAGTGAAGATAGTTTTAGATATGAAGGACCTAAACCTCAAACAAAAGAAATAGCGTTAGTAATGCTTGCTGATGCAGCTGAAGCAGCAGTAAGGTCATTAAATGCTCCTACTCCGGAAAATATAAAAGAAATGGTTACAAAAATAATTAAAGAAAAACTTAATGATGGTCAGTTAGATGAATGTGATTTAACATTTAAAGATTTAGATATAATTTCTAATTCCTTCTGCAAAATCCTAGACGGGGTATATCATAAACGCATAGAATATCCCGATACAATCGTTCGTGAGTTTGAAAAAAGGAGAGAGCATGATGGAGATAATGATAATTAA
- a CDS encoding PhoH family protein: protein MVEKETKILINDNQKAAIFFGTGDENFKHLKQLCDADVSARGSDIHIKGQKESVDKAYNLIHSLLDIVQDKGELNINDINYISNIYKEGNKPRRQDIVSGTILTTARGKTIKAKTIGQKKYIQAILHNDIVFGVGPAGTGKTYLAVVMAVRALRNKDVERIILVRPAVEAGEKLGFLPGDFIEKVNPYLRPLYDGLFDILGVDVTQRYLEKNIIEIAPLAYMRGRTLNDAFIILDEAQNTTPQQMKMFLTRLGFGSKAIITGDVTQVDLPKDDYSGLIEVQKILSSVKGVAFEYLSKKDVVRHPLVQEIIDAYEIYEDE from the coding sequence TTGGTCGAAAAAGAAACGAAAATACTAATAAATGATAACCAAAAAGCGGCAATTTTTTTTGGTACTGGAGATGAAAACTTTAAACACCTAAAACAACTATGTGATGCTGATGTATCAGCAAGAGGGTCTGATATTCACATTAAAGGACAAAAAGAAAGTGTAGATAAAGCTTATAATTTGATACACAGCTTGCTTGATATTGTTCAAGATAAAGGTGAATTAAATATTAATGATATCAATTATATAAGTAATATATATAAAGAAGGGAACAAACCAAGACGACAAGATATAGTGTCAGGGACAATATTAACTACAGCACGTGGAAAAACTATTAAAGCTAAAACAATAGGGCAAAAGAAATATATTCAAGCTATTTTGCATAATGATATAGTTTTTGGCGTTGGACCAGCCGGAACTGGTAAAACTTATTTAGCAGTAGTTATGGCAGTTCGTGCCTTACGCAATAAAGATGTGGAAAGAATAATTTTAGTTCGACCAGCTGTTGAAGCAGGGGAAAAATTAGGATTTCTTCCAGGAGATTTTATTGAAAAAGTAAATCCTTATCTTAGACCTTTATATGATGGTTTGTTTGATATATTAGGTGTAGATGTAACTCAACGTTACTTAGAAAAAAATATTATAGAAATTGCGCCGTTAGCATATATGCGGGGGCGTACTCTAAATGATGCTTTTATAATATTAGATGAAGCTCAAAATACAACCCCACAACAAATGAAAATGTTTTTAACCAGATTAGGGTTTGGTTCAAAAGCAATCATAACTGGTGATGTTACGCAAGTAGATTTACCTAAAGACGATTATTCTGGTTTAATAGAAGTACAAAAAATATTATCCAGTGTTAAAGGGGTAGCTTTTGAATATTTAAGTAAAAAAGATGTTGTAAGACATCCGCTTGTACAAGAAATAATTGATGCATATGAGATATATGAAGATGAATAA
- the yqfD gene encoding sporulation protein YqfD, which translates to MANKLFDQVSGIIEVSLRGKGQEKIINMALTRGIYIWDIKKSAERMTFKVRTSGFDALQTIAEENNFELEITNRSGLPYYKNILKRRVGFITGALIFIFALYLMSSFIWFVEVSGNNTVDKSKIVFVAAQQGVHKGAPKWSFSKTEVEEALLRNISELSYVQLNIRGVKANIKVVEKVLPNEEITGPCHIVASKDGVIEEILLLDGQANVKVGDVVSRGDILISGIVFPPEQEVIEESDESIEEVEPTLPYTVRARGVVKARVWYEGYGECSMISEKQFTSGKEAKKIYLETPWRTINIRGDRNVGFPEAEQKITKQTLNTPLGEFNLFKVTIKEKIKKVTEYSEEEAIKIAKEKAMQELEQKMQNSGKIKDTKVEILSAPSDSILRVKVIVESIEDIALPEPIIKETENSN; encoded by the coding sequence ATGGCTAATAAGCTATTTGATCAAGTGAGTGGTATTATTGAAGTTTCACTAAGGGGTAAGGGTCAAGAAAAAATAATAAACATGGCTTTAACTAGGGGTATTTATATATGGGACATAAAAAAAAGTGCAGAACGAATGACCTTTAAGGTTCGAACAAGTGGTTTTGATGCTTTGCAAACTATTGCTGAGGAAAATAATTTTGAGCTTGAAATTACTAATAGAAGTGGTTTGCCATATTATAAAAATATTTTAAAGCGAAGAGTTGGTTTTATTACAGGTGCTTTAATATTTATATTTGCCCTATATTTAATGTCTTCATTTATTTGGTTTGTTGAGGTGAGTGGTAATAACACTGTAGATAAAAGTAAAATTGTTTTTGTAGCTGCACAACAAGGAGTGCATAAAGGTGCACCAAAATGGAGCTTTAGTAAAACCGAGGTTGAAGAGGCATTATTAAGAAATATAAGTGAATTAAGTTATGTTCAATTAAATATAAGGGGAGTAAAAGCAAATATTAAAGTTGTAGAAAAGGTTTTACCTAATGAAGAAATTACAGGTCCATGTCATATAGTGGCATCGAAAGACGGTGTTATAGAGGAAATACTTTTATTAGATGGTCAAGCAAATGTTAAGGTAGGTGATGTTGTATCTAGGGGAGATATTTTAATATCAGGTATAGTATTTCCTCCTGAACAAGAGGTTATTGAAGAATCTGATGAAAGCATTGAAGAAGTAGAACCTACCCTACCATATACCGTTAGAGCGAGAGGTGTAGTTAAAGCAAGAGTTTGGTATGAAGGGTATGGAGAATGTAGCATGATATCTGAAAAGCAATTTACAAGTGGAAAGGAAGCAAAAAAAATATATTTGGAAACTCCTTGGAGAACCATTAATATTCGAGGTGATCGTAATGTAGGTTTTCCTGAAGCAGAACAAAAAATAACCAAACAAACTTTAAATACACCTTTAGGTGAATTTAATTTATTTAAGGTAACAATAAAAGAAAAAATAAAAAAAGTAACAGAATATAGTGAAGAAGAAGCAATAAAAATTGCCAAAGAAAAAGCGATGCAAGAGCTAGAGCAAAAAATGCAAAATTCAGGAAAAATAAAAGATACAAAAGTAGAAATATTGTCAGCACCTAGTGATTCAATTTTAAGGGTAAAAGTAATAGTTGAAAGTATTGAAGATATTGCATTACCTGAGCCGATAATAAAGGAAACTGAAAATAGTAATTAA
- the yqfC gene encoding sporulation protein YqfC, whose translation MEKRREIISKAMADFLEIPKDLVLDLPKLTVIGRDELYIENHRGIIEYSVNKLRINLSRGYLEIEGENLEIKALMPEEMSILGRVRAIKYYD comes from the coding sequence ATGGAGAAAAGACGTGAAATTATTAGTAAAGCTATGGCAGATTTTTTAGAAATACCTAAAGATTTAGTTTTAGATCTTCCTAAATTAACTGTAATAGGTAGAGATGAGCTTTATATTGAAAATCACCGCGGTATTATTGAATACAGTGTGAATAAGCTAAGAATTAATTTAAGTAGGGGTTATCTTGAAATAGAGGGAGAAAACTTAGAAATTAAAGCTCTGATGCCCGAAGAAATGAGCATACTAGGCCGAGTTAGAGCTATAAAATATTATGATTAG
- a CDS encoding L,D-transpeptidase family protein — translation MIYASRFLRLSQGLMRGPDVLHLQEGLRILGYYNGSLDSIFGPKTHTAVLDFQKAMNLNANGIVGPETWHKLNTNTSFNALNITQQSESKPHISIDVVKKRLSYNHEETSKSYPVAVGKPSTPSPLGNWLIIEKIVDPGGPFGARWMRLSVPWGGYGIHGTNNPNSIGTAASHGCIRMYNEDVIELYDMTPIGTTVNIFGNAYTSRTLSRGDRGTDVKEVQKMLNKLGYYKYKIDGIFGRFTQEAVIRFQRNKKLKQDGIVGPITLEALQKYYDQATNDTSP, via the coding sequence ATGATTTATGCAAGCCGTTTCTTACGTTTATCACAAGGCTTAATGAGAGGCCCTGATGTTTTACACTTACAAGAAGGATTAAGGATATTAGGATATTATAACGGATCCCTAGATAGTATTTTTGGACCCAAAACACATACTGCTGTATTAGATTTTCAAAAAGCCATGAATTTAAATGCAAATGGTATTGTTGGCCCTGAGACTTGGCATAAATTGAACACTAATACTAGCTTTAATGCGCTAAATATTACACAACAAAGTGAAAGCAAACCACATATAAGTATTGATGTAGTAAAAAAAAGATTATCTTATAATCACGAAGAAACAAGTAAATCTTATCCCGTAGCTGTAGGCAAACCATCCACACCTTCTCCTCTAGGCAATTGGCTGATTATTGAGAAAATAGTTGATCCAGGCGGCCCCTTTGGTGCAAGATGGATGAGGTTAAGTGTGCCTTGGGGCGGCTATGGTATTCATGGTACTAACAATCCTAATTCTATAGGAACTGCTGCTAGTCATGGTTGTATTCGTATGTACAATGAAGATGTAATAGAATTATATGATATGACACCTATAGGTACTACAGTAAATATTTTTGGAAATGCTTATACTAGTAGAACATTAAGTCGTGGGGACAGAGGAACAGATGTAAAAGAAGTTCAAAAAATGCTTAATAAACTTGGTTATTATAAATACAAAATTGATGGTATTTTTGGTCGCTTTACACAAGAAGCTGTGATTCGTTTTCAACGAAACAAAAAACTAAAACAAGACGGAATAGTAGGCCCTATTACCTTGGAAGCATTACAAAAATACTATGACCAAGCCACTAATGACACCTCACCATAA
- the rpsU gene encoding 30S ribosomal protein S21, with translation MSEIKVGKNESLDAALKRFKRSCQKQGVMQDIRKKDHYEKPSIKRKKKSEAARKKKKF, from the coding sequence ATGAGCGAAATAAAAGTGGGTAAAAACGAATCCCTAGATGCTGCGTTAAAAAGATTTAAACGTTCTTGCCAAAAGCAAGGAGTTATGCAGGATATTAGAAAAAAAGATCATTATGAAAAACCAAGTATAAAAAGGAAAAAAAAGTCAGAAGCTGCCCGTAAGAAGAAAAAGTTTTAG
- a CDS encoding histidine triad nucleotide-binding protein: protein MSESNCLFCKIISHELDAKIVYEDEQVIAIEDINPVAPVHILLIPKKHIESLDKVTEQDSVIVGNIQIIASQIAKDLKLSENGYRVVNNCGKLGGQTVYHIHYHLLGGREFGWPPG from the coding sequence ATGTCAGAGAGCAACTGTTTATTTTGTAAAATTATTTCGCATGAGCTGGATGCTAAAATTGTATATGAAGATGAGCAAGTAATAGCTATAGAAGATATAAATCCAGTAGCACCTGTACATATTCTATTGATTCCTAAGAAACATATAGAATCATTAGACAAAGTCACCGAACAAGATAGTGTGATAGTGGGAAATATACAAATAATTGCTTCCCAAATAGCTAAAGATCTTAAATTATCTGAGAATGGCTATCGTGTAGTTAATAATTGTGGTAAATTAGGCGGACAGACAGTCTATCATATACATTATCATTTATTGGGTGGAAGAGAATTTGGTTGGCCTCCTGGTTAA